Proteins from a genomic interval of Streptomyces sp. NBC_00820:
- a CDS encoding PrsW family intramembrane metalloprotease — protein MAISPPYPTYSPGPTSGAHPHWWQRRWVRYGALITLLALSGLVILALVRRQTGTEGFLVGLGLAVLPVPWLIAAFRWLDRVEPGPWRNLVFAFAWGACAAALIAIVANSFATEWIATATADPTGAHTLGATVVAPIVEESAKAAAVLLVFLFRRRDFTGLVDGVVIAGLTATGFAFTENILYLGTAFGTDQLAGGRGIPAVTAATFFVRVVMSPFAHPLFTVLTGIGFGFAASLPAERRRVRRVLLPLGGLLLAMSMHAFWNGSSAFGRFGFFAVYAAFMVPAFGLLTWLAVWTRQRELRTVREELPAYVYAGWLGPAEPFVLGSMRARRMARDHARRHLGGRPAARAVAQYEAYATSLAFLRHRARLGRGGADFLVRERELLEALWERREAARPALEYAARMTAPRTAAPLWPAYGAPVPYGYGYGYGYQQGQGYGYGPSRGYGGPAAPSPAYNPYRS, from the coding sequence GTGGCCATCAGTCCCCCGTACCCGACCTACTCCCCCGGCCCCACGAGCGGAGCGCATCCGCACTGGTGGCAGCGCCGGTGGGTGCGCTACGGGGCGCTGATCACGCTGCTCGCGCTGTCCGGGCTCGTCATCCTCGCGCTGGTGCGCCGGCAGACCGGCACCGAGGGCTTCCTGGTCGGGCTCGGGCTGGCCGTCCTGCCCGTGCCGTGGCTCATAGCCGCCTTCCGGTGGCTGGACCGGGTCGAGCCGGGTCCCTGGCGGAACCTGGTCTTCGCGTTCGCCTGGGGGGCCTGCGCGGCGGCGCTGATCGCCATCGTCGCCAACAGTTTCGCGACGGAGTGGATCGCCACGGCCACGGCCGACCCGACCGGCGCGCACACCCTCGGCGCGACCGTCGTGGCGCCGATCGTGGAGGAGTCCGCGAAGGCCGCGGCGGTCCTGCTGGTCTTCCTCTTCCGCAGACGCGACTTCACCGGGCTCGTCGACGGCGTGGTGATAGCCGGGCTCACCGCCACCGGGTTCGCGTTCACCGAGAACATCCTCTACCTGGGCACGGCCTTCGGGACCGACCAGCTCGCCGGCGGCCGCGGCATCCCCGCCGTCACCGCCGCCACCTTCTTCGTGCGCGTCGTGATGTCGCCGTTCGCGCACCCCCTGTTCACCGTGCTCACCGGCATCGGCTTCGGCTTCGCCGCGTCGCTCCCGGCGGAACGGCGGCGCGTGCGGCGCGTCCTGCTTCCCCTGGGCGGGCTGCTGCTCGCGATGAGCATGCACGCCTTCTGGAACGGTTCCTCGGCCTTCGGCCGGTTCGGCTTCTTCGCCGTGTACGCCGCCTTCATGGTGCCCGCCTTCGGGCTGCTGACCTGGCTGGCGGTGTGGACCCGGCAACGGGAGCTGCGGACCGTACGGGAGGAGCTGCCCGCGTATGTGTACGCCGGGTGGCTGGGGCCCGCCGAACCGTTCGTCCTCGGGTCGATGCGGGCCCGGCGGATGGCCCGGGACCACGCCCGGCGCCACCTCGGGGGACGGCCGGCGGCGCGGGCGGTGGCGCAGTACGAGGCGTACGCGACCTCCCTCGCCTTCCTGCGGCACCGGGCGCGGCTGGGGCGGGGCGGGGCGGACTTCCTCGTACGCGAGCGGGAGCTGCTGGAGGCGCTGTGGGAGCGCCGGGAGGCGGCCCGGCCGGCCCTGGAGTACGCGGCACGGATGACCGCCCCGCGGACGGCCGCACCGCTCTGGCCGGCGTACGGGGCGCCGGTGCCTTACGGGTACGGGTACGGGTACGGATACCAGCAGGGCCAGGGGTACGGGTACGGGCCCAGCCGTGGCTACGGCGGTCCGGCGGCGCCTTCTCCCGCGTACAACCCGTATCGGTCGTGA
- the trmB gene encoding tRNA (guanosine(46)-N7)-methyltransferase TrmB: protein MSDSLNLPEAARSASDEAASPHAPGLSARHMRDKGEPRFPEGPQADPAGSHFERRIRSFQPRRSRVTTGQAEALQRLWPKWGLDIDGQRTIEPGELFGNGNPVVLEIGFGMGEATAQMAAGDPDTNILAVDVHTPGQGNLLNLADRNALSNIRVANGDAIILLREMLTPDALDGLRVYFPDPWPKKRHHKRRLIQPEFLTLAATRLKPGAIVHCATDWEPYAEQMLEVLTAHPDFENTQADGGFAPRPAFRPLTRFEGQGLDKGHKVNDLLFRRLSHQDG, encoded by the coding sequence GTGTCTGACTCCTTGAATCTCCCCGAAGCCGCCCGGTCCGCCTCCGACGAGGCGGCGAGTCCGCATGCTCCCGGCCTGTCCGCGCGGCACATGCGGGACAAGGGGGAGCCCCGGTTTCCCGAGGGGCCCCAGGCGGATCCGGCCGGGTCGCACTTCGAGCGGCGTATCCGGAGCTTCCAGCCGCGGCGGAGCCGGGTGACGACGGGGCAGGCCGAGGCGTTGCAGCGGCTGTGGCCCAAGTGGGGGCTGGACATCGACGGGCAGCGGACGATCGAGCCCGGGGAGCTGTTCGGGAACGGCAATCCCGTCGTGCTGGAGATCGGGTTCGGGATGGGCGAGGCCACCGCGCAGATGGCGGCCGGCGACCCGGACACCAACATCCTCGCCGTCGACGTGCACACCCCGGGGCAGGGGAACCTGCTCAACCTCGCCGACCGCAACGCCCTGTCCAACATCCGGGTGGCCAACGGCGACGCGATCATCCTGCTGCGGGAGATGCTCACGCCCGACGCGCTCGACGGGCTGCGCGTGTACTTCCCGGACCCCTGGCCCAAGAAGCGGCACCACAAGCGGCGGCTGATCCAGCCCGAGTTCCTGACGCTCGCCGCGACCCGGCTGAAGCCGGGGGCGATCGTGCACTGCGCGACCGACTGGGAGCCGTACGCCGAGCAGATGCTCGAGGTGCTCACCGCGCACCCGGACTTCGAGAACACCCAGGCGGACGGCGGCTTCGCGCCGCGTCCCGCGTTCCGGCCGCTGACCCGTTTCGAGGGCCAGGGACTGGACAAGGGGCACAAGGTGAACGATCTGCTCTTTCGTCGCCTGTCCCACCAGGACGGATAA